Genomic segment of Corvus hawaiiensis isolate bCorHaw1 unplaced genomic scaffold, bCorHaw1.pri.cur scaffold_227_ctg1, whole genome shotgun sequence:
GACACGCCCagcctcaaaaaaccccaaatttgaCCCCAAAAGCCACAAAATTGCCCCAAAAATGAACgaaatgaccccaaaatccatcaaaatccatcccaaaactgccCAAATCCGGCACTTTGGGGTTCTGGGGAacaggggagggacagagcaaaagaacccaaaaaaatcccaaaatttgACCCCAAATGCCACAAAATTGCCCCAAAAATGAACgaaatgaccccaaaatccttcgaaatccaccccaaaactgcccaaaTTCTGCATTTTGAGGTTctgggggacaggggagggTTGGACATTCCCagacccccaaaaaccccccaaaaattaaaaaaaaaaccccaaattcgaCCCCAAAATTCACAGAATCGCCCCAAAATCCCGATAATTTGTCTCAAAAATCACCTGAATTCACTGAAAAACTCCCCAAATTCGGCATTTTGGGGttctgggcacagggcagggacagagcaaaaaaaaccccaaaaatcccaaattttcccccaaaattcactgaaacggcctcaaaatcacagaaatgatcccaaaatccagcccaaaactgcccaaattcggcattttggggtttggggacagggcagggacaggggagggtTGGACACGCCCagcctcaaaaaacccccaaatttgaCCCCAAAAGCCACAAAATTGCCCCAAAAATGAACgaaatgaccccaaaatccatcaaaatccatcccaaaactgcccaaattctgcattttggggttttggggacagggcagggacagggcagggacaggggagaCACACCTGGGCCAGGTGATTTTTGGGCCCAATTAATGAGGATTTTTTTGCGGCATTTCCGTGAAGTTTGGGGTCCaattttggggttggtttggatCCTTTCAGGAGCGTTTCTGGGGGCTCTGGGAATGTCCAaccctcccctgtccccaaaccccaaaatgccGAATTTGGGGAAATTTTCAGTGAATTCAGCTGATTTTTGAGACAAATTATCGGGATTTTGGGGCGATTCTGTGAATTTTGGGGTCGAattcggggttttttttaatttttggggggtttttgggggtctGGGAATGTCCAaccctcccctgtccccaaaccccaaaatgccgaatttgggcagttttggggtggatttcaatggattttggggccatttcgttgatttttggggtgattttgtgGCACTTGGAGCAAAAttttgggggctttgggggattttaggggtttttttttgtcctgtccctcccctgtccccagaacTCCAAAAATGCCAAATTTGGGCAGTTTTGGGCTGGATTTCGATGGATTTTGAGGTGATCTCATTGATTTTGGGGCCGTCTCAGCGAATTTTGGGgcaaaattttggggttttggggattttttgggggttttttgccctGTTCCCCAGAACCCCAAAGTGCCGGATTTGggcagttttgggatggattttgaGGTCATTTCATTGATTTTTGGGCCATTTCAGGGAGTTTTGGGgcaaaattttggggttttggggattttttgggggttttttgccctGTCCCCCAGAACCCCAAAAAGGCCCGAAtttgggcagttttggggtggattttgatggattttggggtcatttcGTTCATTTTTGGGGCAATTTTGTGGCGTTTGGGGTcagattttgggattttttggggttttttttgctctgtccctcccctgttccccagaacccccaaaatGCCGAATTTGggcagttttgggatggattttgaGGTCATTTCATTGATTTTTGGGCCATTTCAGGGAGTTTTGGGgcaaaattttggggttttggggattttttgggggttttttgccctGTCCCCCAGAACCCCAAAAAGGCCGAAtttgggcagttttggggtggattttgatggattttggggtcatttcGTTCATTTTCTGGGGCAATTTTGTGGCGTTTGGGGTcagattttgggattttttggggtttttttgctctgtccctcccctgttccccagaacccccaaaatGCCGAATTTGggcagttttgggatggattttgaGGTCATTTCATTGATTTTTGGGCCATTTCAGGGAGTTTTGGGgcaaaattttggggttttggggattttttgggggttttttgccctGTCCCCCAGAACCCCAAAAATGCCGAATTTGGGCAGTTTTCGGGTGGATTTCGAaggattttggggtcatttcGTTCATTTTTGGGGCAATTTTGTGGCTTTTGGGGtcaaatttggggttttttgaggctGGGCGTGTCCAaccctcccctgtccctgccctgtccccaaaccccaaaatgccGAATTTGGTTTTCGGGTGGATTTCGAaggattttggggtcatttcGTTCATTTTTGGGGCAATTTTGTGCATTTTGGGGtcaaattttggggttttttgaggctGGGCGTGTCCAaccctcccctgtccctgccctgtccccaaaaccccaaaatgccgaatttgggcagttttgggctggattttgggatcatTTCTGTTGATTTTGAGGCCGTTTCAgtgaattttgggggaaaattttgggatttttggggattttttgctctgtccctgccctgtgcccagaaCCCCAAAATGCCAAATTTGGGGAGTTTTTCAGTGAATTCAGGTGATTTTTGAGACAAATTATCGGGATTTTGGGGCGATTCTGTGAATTTTGGGGtcaaatttggggggtttttttaatttttgggggtttttttggggtctGGGAATGTCCAACCCTCCcgtccctcccctgtccccaaaccccaaaatgcagaatttgggcagttttggggtggattttgatGGATTTTGGGGCCATTTCATTGATTTTTGGGGCAATCTTGTGGCATTTGAGGCAAAATTTTGGGGGCTTTTGCggattttaggggttttttttgccccatccctcccctgtcccccagAACCCCAAAAATGCATgatttggggagttttgggatggatttcgATGGATTTTGGGGCGTTCTCGCTGCTTTTGGGGCTGTCTCAGCGAGTTTTAGGGCAGAAcccaggggttttttgggggttttctaaccctgtccctcccctctcccccagaaccccaaaatgcagaatttgggcagttttggggtggatCTCGATGGATTTTGGGGCGTTCTCGCTGCTTTTGGGGCCATTCCAGTGAGTTTTGGGGCAGAACCCAGgggttatttggggttttttgaggttttttttgctctgtccctcccctgttcctccaaaccccaaaattctgaatttgggcagttttggggtggatCTCGATGGATTTTAGGGCGTTCTCGCTGCTTTTGGGGCCATTCCAGTGAGTTTTGGGGCAGAAcccagggatttttggggggtttttttaaccctgtccctcccctgtctctccaaaccccaaaatgccgaatttgggcagttttggggcagATCTCGATGGATTTTGGGGCGTTCTCGTTGCTTTGGGGCCATTCCAGTGAATTTTGGGGCAAAACCcgggggtttttggtttttttttttttgccctgtccctcccctgtccccagaaccccaaaattctgaatttgggcagttttggggtggatCTCGATGGATTTTGGGGCGTTCTCGTTGCTTTGGGGCCATTCCAGTGAATTTTGGGGCAGAAcccagggattttttgggggtttttttgtcctgtccctgccctgtccccaaaccccaaaatgccaaatttgggcagttttggggtggatCTCGATGGATTTTGGGGCGTTCTCGTTGCTTTGAGGCCGTCTCAGTCAATTTTGGGGCAAAACCAAGgggtttctggggtttttttaaccctgtccctcccctgtccccagaaccccaaaatgcagaatttgggcagttttggggtggatCTCGATGGATTTTGGGGCGTTCTCGCTGCTTTTGGGGCCGTCTCAGTGAGTTTTGGGGCAGAacccaggggtttttttggggttttttggggtttttttttgccctgTTCCTCCCCTGTCTctccaaaccccaaaattctgaatttgggcagttttggggtggatCTCGATGGATTTTGGGGCGCTCTCGTTGCTTTTGGGGCCATTTCAGTGAATTTTGAGGTAGAAcccagggattttttgggagtttttttgtcctgtccctgccctgtccccagaaccccaaaattctgaatttgggcagttttggggcagATCTCGATGGATTTTGGGGCGTTCTCGTTGCTTTGGGGCCGTCTCAGCGAGTTTTGGGGCAGAACACCGGGTTTTTGGGGACCCCCGCCGTACCCTCGGGGTCGGACCAGAGCAGGTCGCACATGGGGCCGTCGTGCGGCACCTCCTGCTTGCGGTCGATGGTGCGGATCTGGTCCAGGGTCTGGATGGACGGAGAGAGGCCGCCGTGCACGCAGAAGATCTGGGGACAGACGGACACGGGGGGCGtcaggggacagaggggatgTCAggggatggacagatggacagaggggacactgggggtgattggggacattggggtcaATGGGGACATTGGGATCAGTGGGGGAcatctggggacactgggagtgATTTGGGTCATTGGGGtgattggggacattggggacatttggggtgACTGGGGGtgattggggacactgggatcaATGGGGGATatctggggacattgggggacaTCAGGGCCATCAAGGGACAGCGGGGCTCATTGGGTCACTGGGGGtgattggggacactggggtcaatggggacactggggtcaacggggacactggggtcaacggggacatttggggacattgggggtgattggggacactggggtcaATGGGGGCTaatttggggacattggggtcaATGGGGGCtatttggggacattgggggtgattggggacactggggtcaATGGGGGCtatttggggacactggggtcaATGGGGGCtatttggggacattggggtcaATGGGGGCtatttggggacattgggggtgattggggacactggggtcaATGGGGGCtatttggggacactggggtcaatggggacattggggtcaatgggggatatttggggacattgggggtgattggggacactggggtcaATGGGGGCtatttggggacattggggtcaATGGGGGCtatttggggacactggggtcaATGGGGACATTGGGGTCAATGGGGGCtatttggggacactggggtcaatggggacactggggtcaATGGGGGCtatttggggacactggggtcaatggggacacggggacatttggggacactgggatcaatggggacactggggtcaATGGGGGCtatttggggacactggggtcaatggggacactgggggacatttggggacactggagacactgggatcactggggacactggggacactgggatcaatgggatcaatggggacactgggatcaATGGGGACACTGGAGGACATTTGGGGatcactggggacactgggatcactgggggacatttggggacactgggatcactggggacacggggacatttggggacactgggatcaatggggacactgggatcactgggatcactggggacactggggacactgggatcaatgggatcaatggggacatttggggacactgggatcaatggggacactgggatcgCTGGGatcactggggacactgggatcactggggacactggggacactgggggatatttggggatatttggggACATCGGGGTCTGTGTGGACGAGGAGACCCCTCTGGGGGCACCGAAGATCTGGGGACCTTGGGGACCTTGGGGGTGCCCCTGGTGTGCCACCCCCACCacctgccccaggtgtgccccaggtgtgcccaggtgtgccccaggtgtgccccaggtgtgcgccaggtgtgccccaggtgtgccccaggtgtgccccaggtgtgcgccaggtgtgccccaggtgtgcccaggtgtgccccaggtgtgtcccaggtgtgccccaggtgtgcccaggtgtgcgccaggtgtgccccaggtgtgccccaggtgtgtcccaggtgtgtcccagctgtgcgccaggtgtgccccaggtgtgcccaggtgtgccccaggtgtgtcccaggtgtgccccaggtgtgcccaggtgtgcgccaggtgtgccccaggtatgcgccaggtgtgccccaggtgtgtcccagctgtgccccaggtgtaccccaggtgtgccccagctgtgccccaggtgtgcccaggtgtgcgccaggtgtgtcccaggtgcccccagatgtgccccaggtgtatcccaggtgtgccccaggtgtgtcccaggtgtaccccaggtgtgtcccaggtgtgcccaggtgtgtcccaggtgtgccccaggtgtgcccaggtgtgtcccaggtgtgccccaggtgtgcccaggtgtgtcccaggtgtgtcccaggtgtgcgccaggtgtgtcccaggtgcccccagatgtgccccaggtgtatcccaggtgtgccccaggtgtgccccaggtgtgccccaggtgtgcccaggtgtgccccaggtgtgtcccaggtgtgcgccaggtgtgtcccaggtgcccccagatGTGCCtcaggtgtatcccaggtgtgccccaggtgtgcccaggtgcaccccaggtgtgcccaggtgtgccccaggtgtgcccaggtgtgccccaggtgtgtcccaggtgtgcgCCAGGTGTggcccaggtgcccccagatgtgccccaggtgtgcccaggtgtgtcccaggtgtgcccaggtgtatcccaggtgtgccccaggtgcccccaggtgtgcccaggtgtgcccaggtgcgcccaggtgcccccaggtgtccctAAGTgcccccaaggtgtccccaagtCTATCCCAGATACCCCCAGGGGCATCCACGACTCCCCACACTCCCCCAGGTGCGCTCAGGTGTGCCCCAGAtacccccaggtgcccccaactgtaccccaggtgtgccccagctGTACCCCAGGTACCCCCAGgtacccccaggtgccccccgaGGTGCCCACCTTGCCGTCGATGATGGCGGACAGGCTCAGGTAGTCGAAGATCTCGGTGCAGTAGCGCCACACGGTGACCGAGCCGTACTTGCGCAGGCACTCGTCGTAGAAGCCGTAGACCTGCGTGATCTGCCGCGACTCGTGGTTCCCCCGGATCAGCGTGATCCGGTCCGGGTACCgcacctgggcacagggcacacACACCTGGCTCACACCTGGGCACGGGGACAGAGCcgcctgtgccacctgtgccacctgtgccccTACACCTGTGGGATCTGCCGCGACTCGTGGTTCCCCCGGATCAGCGTGATCCGGTCCGGGTACCgcacctgggcacagggcacacACACCTGGCTCACACCTGGGCACCGGGACACACCCAcacagccacctgtgccacctgtgccaggtgtgccaggtgtgccacctgtgccccTACACCTGCGGGATCTGCCCTGGGCACAGGTGAGACACACCTGGCTCACACCTGGgtcacacctgggcacagggacaggccCATGGTGGCACTAAAATGGGCTTGGAGACACCTGGCACACTGGGCACacctggcacacctgggcaggtgAGCTGAGGGCAGTGACGCGCCCACAGGGTCACACAGGTGAGGCTGGGGCACatctggggcacacctggggcacacctgggcacggGGACAGGCCCACGGTGGCACTACAGCAGAGTTTGGCACacctggcacacctgggcacGGCAGGGGAGGCAGCGATGCGGCCCACTGAGGGTGTGGCCTCacacctgggctcacctgggcacacctgggcacacctgggcacagctgggcacacctggggctcatctggggcacacctgggcacacctgggcacacctgaacacacctgggcacacctggggctcacctgagcacacctgggcacacctggggcacacctgggcacacctgggcacacctggggctcatctggggctcacctggggctcacctgagctcacctgggcacacctggggctcacctggggcacacctggggcacacctgagctcacctgggcacacctggggcatacctggggctcacctgggcacacctgggcacacctgggcacacctggggcacacctgagGCACAGCTGTTGTGCCAGATGGAGCAGAAAGGTCTCCACGCTGTCCCAcgtgtccctcacctgtcccagctgtgtcccaggtgtgccccaggtgtgctcaggtgtgcccaggtgtgccccgggtgtgccccaggtgtatcccaggtgtgccccagctgtgtcccaggtgtgtcccaggtgtgtcccaggtgtatcccagctgtgtcccaggtgtgcccaggtgtatcccaggtgtgcccaggtgtgtcccaggtgtgtcccaggtgtgcccaggtgtgtcccaggtgtgtcccaggtgtgtcccaggtgtgcccaggtgtatcccaggtgtgcccaggtgtgtcccaggtgtaccccaggtgtatcccaggtgtgcccaggtgtgtcccaggtgtgtcccaggtgtgtcccaggtgtacCCCAGGTGtaccccaggtgtgcccaggtgtaccccaggtgtgcccaggtgtgtcccaggtgtgtcccaggtgtgtcccaggtgtaccccaggtgtgtcccaggtgtgcccaggtgtgtcccaggtgtgtcccaggtgtgtcccagctgttcccaggtgtgcccaggtgtatcccaggtgtaccccaggtgtatcccaggtgtacccaggtgtgtcccaggtgtatcccaggtgtatcccaggtgtaccccaggtgtatcccaggtgtacccaggtgtgtcccaggtgtatcccaggtgtgtcccaggtgtatcccaggtgtgtcccaggtgtgtcccaggtgtatcccaggtgtgtcccaggtgtgtcccaggtgtaccccaggtgtgtccaggtgtgcccaggtgtgtcccagctgtgtcccagctctgtcccagctctgtcccagctgtgtcccagccgtgtcccagctgtgtcccagctgtgtcccaggtgtgtcccaggtgtgtcccaggtgtatcccaggtgtgcccaggtgtgtcccaggtgtgtcccagctgtgtcccaggtgtgtcccaggtgtgtcccagctgtgtcccagctgtgtcccaggtgtgtcgCTCACCTTcagcgccagcagcagcaggaaggtctCCACGCTGTAGAAGCCGCGGTCGACGAAGTCGCCCATGAACAGGTAATTGGTCTCAGGGACGTCCCCCGcccacctggggacaggggagggacaggtgagggacaggggagcctcaaaaaccccaaaagaaccCAAAAAGGACCCAAAAAGGAcctaaaaagccccaaaaaaggGGCTCAGGTGGGTCCTGGAGTGCTCAGGTGAGGGCTCAGTTACCTGTGCACAGGTGAGGGACAAAGGAGcctcaaaaaccccaaaaggaCCCAAGAAGGACCCAAAAATGACCCAAAAATGAcctaaaacaccccaaaaaagggGCTCAGATGAggccccagctgcctgccagaggaacccaaaaatgaccccaaaatgacctaaaataccccaaaaaagGGGCTCAGGTGGGTCCCAGGTGCTCGGGGCAGGGCCAGGTGAGGGCCcagccccaaaaagccccaaaattgACCCCAAAATTGAGAAAATCGGCCCCAAAATCAATGGAAAAGCCCCAAAATCCATCGGAACCACCCCAAAACGGCCCaaggtcactcaggggtcactcaggggtcactcgggggtcactcggggtcactcgggggtcactcaggggtcactcagggtcactcagggtcactctggtgtcactcaggggtcactcaggggcactcaggggtcactgaggggtcactgaggggtcactcaggggtcactcagggtcactcagaggtcactcagggacactcaggggtcactcaggggtcactcaggggtcactcggGGGTCACTCGGGTCACTCAGgatcactcaggggtcactcaggggtcactcaggggtcactcggggtcactcaggggtcactcagggtcactcagggtcactcaggggtcacttggggtcactcaggggtcactcggGGGTCACTCGGGTCACTCAGgatcactcaggggtcactcagggtcactcaggggtcactcggGGTCACTCAGGGACACTCGGGGGTCACTcgggggtcactcaggggtcactcaggggtcactctgGGGTCACTCTGGTGTCACTcgggggtcactcagggtcactcagggtcactctggtgtcactcaggggtcactcagggtcactcagggtcactcaggggtcactcaggggtcactcaggggtcactcagggtcactcaggggtcactcaggggtcactggtgtcactcaggggtcactcaggggtcactcaggggtcactcaggggtcactcaggggtcactcaggggtcactcagggtcactcaggggtcactcaggggtcactggtgtcactcaggggtcactcaggggtcactcagggatcactcagggtcactcagggacactcaggggtcactcaggggtcactcaggggtcactcaggggtcactcagggtcactcaggggtcactcaggggtcactcaggggtcactcagggacactcaggggtcactcagggggtcactcaggggtcactcagggacactcaggggtcactcaggagGTCACtcgggtcactcaggggtcactcgggtcactcaggggtcactcaggggcactcagggtcactcaggggtcactcaggggtcactcggggtcactcaggggtcactcagggtcactcagggtcactcgGGGGTCACTCGGCGGGTCACtcggggtcactcaggggtcactcagggtcactcagggtcactcgggggtcactcgggggtcactcgggggtcactcaggggtcactcgggggtcactcagggtcactcagggtcactctggtgtcactcaggggtcactcaggggcactcaggggtcactgaggggtcactgaggggtcactcagggtcactcagaGGTCACtgaggggtcactgaggggtcactcaggggtcactcagggtcactcagaggtcactcagggacactcaggggtcactcaggggtcactcaggggtcactcggGGGTCACTCGGGTCACTCAGgatcactcaggggtcactcaggggtcactcaggggtcactcgggggtcactcaggggtcactcagggtcactcaggggtcactcaggggtcacttggggtcactcaggggtcactcggGGGTCACTCGGGTCACTCAGgatcactcaggggtcactcagggtcactcaggggtcactcggGGTCACTCAGGGACACTCGGGGGTCACTcgggggtcactcaggggtcactcaggggtcactcaggggtcactctggtgtcactcgggggtcactcagggtcactcagggtcactctGGTGTCACTCTGGtgtcactcagggtcactcagggtcactcagggacactcaggggtcactcaggggtcactcaggggtcactcagggtcactcaggggtcactcaggggtcactggtgtcactcaggggtcactcaggggtcactcagggatcactcagggtcactcagggacactcaggggtcactcaggggtcactcaggggtcactcaggggtcactcagggtcactcaggggtcactcaggggtcactcaggggtcactggtgtcactcaggggtcactcaggggtcactcagggacactcaggggtcactcagggggtcactcaggggtcactcagggacactcaggggtcactcaggaggtcactcaggggtcactcaggggtcactcgggtcactcaggggtcactcaggggtcactcaggggcaCTCGgagtcactcaggggtcactcaggggtcactcaggggtcactcaggggtcacttggggtcactcaggggtcactcggGGGTCACTCGGGTCACTCAGgatcactcaggggtcactcagggtcactcaggggtcactcggGGTCACTCAGGGACACTCGGGGGTCACTcgggggtcactcaggggtcactcaggggtcactctggtgtcactcgggggtcactcagggtcactcagggtcactcagggacactcaggggtcactcaggggtcactggtgtcactcaggggtcactcaggggtcactcagggatcactcagggtcactcagggacactcaggggtcactcaggggtcactcaggggtcactcaggggtcactcagggtcactcaggggtcactcaggggtcactcaggggtcactggtgtcactcaggggtcactcaggggtcactcagggacactcaggggtcactcagggggtcactcaggggtcactcagggacactcaggggtcactcaggaggtcactcaggggtcactcaggggtcactcgggtcactcaggggtcactcaggggtcactcaggggcaCTCGgagtcactcaggggtcactcaggggtcactcagggg
This window contains:
- the PPP4C gene encoding serine/threonine-protein phosphatase 4 catalytic subunit: MGELSDLDRQIEQLRRCELIKESEVKALCAKAREILVEESNVQRVDSPVTVCGDIHGQFYDLKELFRVSDPEWAGDVPETNYLFMGDFVDRGFYSVETFLLLLALKVRYPDRITLIRGNHESRQITQVYGFYDECLRKYGSVTVWRYCTEIFDYLSLSAIIDGKIFCVHGGLSPSIQTLDQIRTIDRKQEVPHDGPMCDLLWSDPEGTAGVPKNPVFCPKTR